Within Cnuibacter physcomitrellae, the genomic segment GGCCTTCCTCGTGCTGTTCGGCATCGGCGGCCTCATCCGCCCCAACCTCATCACGGTCGACTCGCTCATCGGCACGGCGACGTTCGCGATCATCCTCGCGATCGCGTCGTTCGGGCAGACGGTCGCGGTGATCCAGGCGGGCATCGACCTCTCGGTGCCGAACACCATCGGGTTCGCGGCCCTGTCGTTCCTGGCGTGGGTGGGGCCGCTCGGGCCGGTCGGCGCGTTCGTCGCCGCGCTCCTGTCGGGCGCGGTGATCGGGGCGCTGAACGGGCTCGTGATCTCGAAGCTGCAGCTGACGCCGATCGTGACCACGATCGCGATGAACGGGCTGCTGTTCGGGGTGATCCTGCTCGCGTTCAACTTCTCGGAGCTCACCGTCGTGCCGGACTTCGTCGTCGCGATCACGTCGGCGAAGATCGAGGTGTTCGGGATCACCATGGCGGCGGTCTTGCCGCTCGGTCTCGGTCTGATGGTCGTGCTGCAGCTCATCCTGTCGTTCACCGGATGGGGGCGCTCGCTCTTCGTCACCGGCTCCGCGGCCGAGGTGTCGCGGCTCGCCGGGCTCTCGGTGGACCGCATCCGCATCTCGGGATACGTGGTGTCGGGCCTTCTCGCCGCCTTCGCCGGCATCGTGATCGTGGGGTACTACCAGCAGGCGTCCGCGACGATGGGCGCGAGCTACCTGCTCTCGTCGGTCGCCGCGGTCGTCGTCGGCGGCGCGTCGATCTTCGGCGGACGCGGCTCCGTCGTCGGCACCGTGGGCGGCGCCCTCGTGCTGGCGCAGGTGAGCACCCTCGTGACGGTGCTGAACCTCGGGGCGAACATCCAGCAGCTCATCTACGGCGTGATCATCCTCGTGGTCATCTCCCTCTACGGCCGCCGCCGCGGCGCGTGAGCCCGTGTCGCCACACCCTTGGCCTTTCGCCCTGCGCATGCATGTGGCGAAAGGCCAAGGGTGTGGCGAACGTGATTAGGGTGAGGACGTGACGAACACCGTGCCTGTCTTCGAGCTCGACACCGGAACCCTCATGCCGCAGCTGGGACTGGGGGTGTGGCAGGCCTCCGACGAGGAGACGGAGCGCGTCGTGCGCTTCGCGATCGACGAGGCCGGCTACCGCCACATCGACACCGCCCGCGCGTACGGCAACGAGGAGGGCGTCGGGCGGGCGATCGCGTCGGCGTCGGTGCCCCGCGAGGACCTCTTCGTCACCACGAAGCTCTGGAACAGCGACCACGGGCGCTCGCGCACGCTGACGGCGGTGGATGCGTCGCTGTCGCGACTGGGGCTCGACTACCTCGACCTGTTCCTCATCCACTGGCCCCTCGGCGACCGCGACCGGCTGGTGGAGACGTGGCTGGCGATGGAGGAGATCCTGGAGTCGGGCAAGGCCCAGGCCATCGGCGTGTGCAACCACGAGCCGCACCACCTCGACTGGATCCTCGAGGGCGGATCGGTCGTGCCCGCGGTGAACCAGATCGAGCTGCACCCGCGCCTGCCGCAGTGGGTATCGCGCGCGTTCGACGACTCGCACGGGATCGTGACCGAGTCGTGGAGCCCGCTCGGCGGCACCAGCAACTCCGGGTGGGGCGGCGACTCCAAGCCCAACACCCTGCTGACCGACGAGACGCTCGTGTCGATCGGCGAGCAGTACGGCAAGACGCCGGCGCAGGTGATGATCCGCTGGCACCTGCAGAACGGGCTCGTCGTGATCCCGAAGTCGACGCACGAGGAGCGCATCCGTCAGAACATCGACGTGCTCGACTTCGAGCTCACGGGCGCGGACATCGAGCGCATCGCCCAGCTGGAGACCGGCGAGCGCGTCGGCTACCACCCCGACGACTTCGTCTGATCCCGTCCGCTCGGCTCGCGTGCCCGGGGTTTGTCCAGGTTTCCGTCGCCTTTTCACCGATTCGCGACGGAAACCTGGACAAAGCCCGGCTACATGAGCGCGGATGCGGAGCGCGAAGCGCGCTTCGACGGGAGCGTCAGCGCGGGGTGCGGCGGCGGGCGGGGATCGTGGCGATGGCGACGCCGAGCACGACGACGAGGATCGCGGCGGGGGTGGTCCAGTCGAGGGGCGCGACGCCGGGGAGCGCGAGGTCGAGCACGAGGGCGCCGGTGAGCTGACCGGCGACCGTGCAGAGGCCGAGGATGAGGACCCCCGTCACGCGGACGGCCGTCGCCAGCCCGAAGATGAACGCGACGCCGAGCACGCCGCCGGTGTAGAGCCACCAGTCGCCGGGATACGCCGTCGGCAGACCCGTGCCGGCGACGGCCGCGTGGATGACGAGCGCGATGACGAGCCCCGCCGTCCCCATCACGAAGTTGACGAACGTGCTCGTGACGCCCGAGCCGACAGCGGCGCCGAGGCGTCCGTTGCCACCCTGCTGGATCGCGTTCACGAAGCCCGCGATCAGCGGCAGCAGGAGCAGCCACACGGGGATGTCGACGCGGATGTGCGCCGACACCGACCAGACGACCGCCGCCACCGCGAGAGCGGCGCCGAGCGCGCGGCGCGTGGTGATGGGGCGCCGACCGCCGGGACCGAGCCCGAGGCGGTCGACGAGGAGTCCGCTGGCGGTGAGCCCGCCCACGAAGGCGATCGTGAACACCGAGATGCCGACCGCCACCGACGCGATGCTCTGCGTGAGGACGAAGAACGCCCCCGAGAGACCGCCGAACAGCGGCCACACGGGCAGCCGTCCCTCGCGCACCGCGGGGGCGATGCGGCGGAGCCCCCGCCGCCCCGACGGCATGAGCAGGAGGATCACCGTGACGATCACGAGCCCCGAGCCGAAGCTCAGGACGCTGGCCGAGAACCCGTCGCCGAGCCGGGTGCCGAGCTCGCCGTTCACGCGCGACTGCGTGGCCATGAGCGCGCCGCAGACGAACGCGATCACGACCGCGAGCCACAGCGGCATGAGCGGGCGCACCGCGCCCGCCGCATCCGTTCCGCCACCCTGCTGGCGTTCCGCCACGCTCATGCGCGTGGCGAAGGGGCAGCAGGGTGGCGGAACGGAGGGAGGGTCATGCCTGCGGGGCCGCCAGGTCCTCGAGCACCTGGTCGCCGGGGGCGGCGAACGTGGTGTCGGCCTCGATCTCGGCGCGCCCGAGGAGGTCGTCCATGCGGCGACGACGGGTGCGCGGGATGAGCGTCACGACGGTGCCGCGCTTGCCCGCACGGCCGGTGCGGCCGGCGCGGTGGAGGTACGTCTTGTACTCGTCGGGCGCATCCGCCTGGATGACCAGGTCGATGTCGTCGACGTGGATGCCGCGGGCGGCCACGTCGGTCGCCACCAGCACGCTGACACGGCCGCTGGTGAGGCGCTCGAGGTTGCGCGTGCGACGCGACTGGTTGAGGTCGCCGTGGAGGCTGGTGGCGAAGATGCCCGCATCCTCCAGCTGGTCGGCGAGACGCTCGGCGTAGGCGCGGGTGCGGGCGAAGATCAGCGTCTTGCCCTCGCGGTCGGCCAGGCGCTCGATGATCGCATCCTTGTCGCGGTGCTCCACCACGAGCACGCGGTGCTCGATGGTCGAGGACGCCTGGTCCTCGCCCGCGACCTCGTGCACGGCGGGCTCGACGAGGAACTCCTCGACTAGGGCCGCGACACCGCGGTCGAGCGTGGCGGAGAAGAGCAGCTTCTGGCCGCCCTCCTTCGTCTCGCGCAGGATGCGCTGCACCGGCTCGAGGAAGCCCAGGTCGCACATGTGGTCGGCCTCGTCGAGCACCGTGATGGCGACCTCGGAGAGGTCGAGGCGGCCCTGGTTGATGAGGTCCTCGATGCGACCCGGCGTGCCGATCACGATGTCGACGCCGCGCTGGAGCGCACCGACCTGACGACCCTGGGGGACGCCGCCGTAGATCTGCGTGGTGAACAGGCCCACGCTGCGGGCGATCGGCTGCACGGTGCGGTCGATCTGCAGCGCGAGCTCGCGGGTGGGGGCCAGGATGAGGGCGCGCGGCTTCCGGCCCATCTGGCGCTTCTGCCCGCCGTTGTTCTCCATGAGCTTCTCGACGAGCGGGGCGCCGAACGCGATGGTCTTCCCGGATCCGGTGCGGCCGCGGCCGAGCACGTCGCGACCCGCGAGGACCTCGGGGATCGTGGCGGCCTGGATGGGGAACGGGCTCTCAGCGCCGAGCTCTGCGAGCGCGCGCACGATGTTGTTGCCGAGACCGAGGTCGCCGAACGTCACACCCTCGACATCCTTCGCCTCGGTGGCCTGGGCCTCGAGGCGCTCGAGCACGACGTCGTCCTGCGGGGTGAACGCGGGGCGGTCGTCGCGGCTGGGGTAGAGGTCGCTGCCGCGGCGGTCGGAGCGCTCGCCGTACTGGCGAGGAGCGCGGTCGTCGCGGTCGCGGCGGGGACGGTCGCCGCGGTCTCCGCGGTCGAACGAACGCTCGGGGCGGTCGGTGCGCTCGTAGCGGCGCGGTCCGCGGTCGTCGCGGTCGAACGAGCGAGCCGGACGGTCGGCGCGGTCGTACGAACGGGCCGGACGCTCGGAGCGCTCGGGACGGTCCGCACGGTCGAACGAGCGGGTCGGACGCTCGGAGCGGTCGAACGACCGAGCCGGGCGGTCGCTGCGGTCGAACGAACGGGCCGGACGCTCGGCGCCACCGTCGCGCTCGAAGCGGTCGCCGCGCGCGGGACGCTCGTCGCGGGTGTAGCCGCCGCGTCCGCCGCGGTCGTCGCGACCGGCGAAGCGGTCGTCGCGGCCGAAGCGCGCGCCGCGCTCGCCGTCACGAGGGGCGCCACCGCGGGCACCGCGGTCGTCGCGATCGGCGAAGCGGTCATCGCGGTCGAAGCGGCGCGCGCCACGCGCATCCGCTCCCCCGTCGCGGCTGAAGCCGCCGCGGGCGCCGCGGTCGTCGCGACCCGTGCCGGCACCGCCGTCCCGGCCGAAGCGCGCGCCGCGGCCGTAGCCGGCGCGGTCGTCGCGACCGCCGCGGGCTCCGGCGTCACGGCCCGAGCGCTCGAAGCGCTCGGAACGGTCGCGGCCGAAGCTGTCGTCGCGGGGGGCGCGGCCCGTGCGGGCGTCGCGGTCGGCGCGCGCCTCGCGGTCGGACGTGGTCCAGCGCTGCTTGCGCGGGGCCTCGCCCTCCTCGGCGGGACGGTAGCCGCGGTGACCCGCACTGCGGCTGCCGGGCTTGGTGCCGCGGGCGCCGCGGTTCGGCTCGTAGTTCTTGGGGGCCTTGAAGCCGCCCGTCTTGTTGGTCTTGGGCATGGTGATATCCGGGTTTCCTGTATTGAGATGCGTTGCGCATCCGCTTCGGATGCTCGTGCGAAACCCGGCTATCGCTATCCGGGGCCGTGTCGTACGCGACGCTCACCAGTGACCAGCGCTTCTGCGCACTGACTGGGAGACCGGCCCTCTGGACTGACATGGTGCAGCCGCGGTGATCCGCGGTGTCCAAAAGCCGACCCTCCACCATAGCGCATCCGAACCCCGAGGCGCCAGCCGCGGCGATGCGTCCGCTCGAACCCGGGCTAGCGTGGGCAGCGTGCGACGTGCCGACACCCCCACCCCGCGCGAGCCGCTGCTCTCGCCGACCCTCCGCATCCTGCTCGGCCTCGCGGCGGCGACCGTGGTGCTCGCCGGACTGTACTTCGCCCGGGAGCTGGCCGGGCCGCTGCTCCTCGCCGCCGTGATCGTGATCATCTGCCACCCCGTGAGGCACCCCCTGGAGCGCGCCGGATGGCCGAGCTGGGCGGCGACCACCGCGGTCATCGGCGTCGCCTACGTGGTCCTCGCGGCCCTCGGCGCGCTGCTGTACTTCGCGGGCACGCAGTTCGTGCGGCTGGTGGGCGACTTCGCGGATCAGCTCGAGTCGACCGCGCACTCGGTGGCGGTGTGGCTGCAGCAGTTCGGCCTCGACCAGGATGCGGGCGACGCGCTGCGGAACGCCGTGTCGTCCTCGAACGTGGTCGGGTACGTGACCTCGCTCGGCGGCACGGTCGTGAGCGTGCTCACGGCGATGTTCTTCGTGCTCGCCTACGTCATCTTCATGGCCGCCGACGGGGCGCGATACGCGCACGTCGAGCGCGAGTTCGGCGCCGACGCGTCGCGTCCGCTGATGGCGCGGGTCCGCTCGTACAACCGGAGCGTGCGCCGGTACTTCGTGGTGAACGCCGTCTTCGGCGCGGTGGTGGCGATCGTCGACGGCCTCGCCCTCTGGGCGCTCGGCGTGCCCATCCCGGTGGTCTGGGCGATCCTGTCGTTCGTCACGAACTTCGTGCCGAACATCGGGTTCGTCCTGGGTCTCATCCCACCAGCGGTGCTGGCGCTCGTCGTCGGCGGCTGGCCGCTGATGCTCGCCGTGATCGCGGTCTACTGCGTGGCGAACGTGGTGCTGCAGGTGCTCGTGCAGCCGAAGTTCGTCAGCGACGCGGTCGATCTCAGCCTCACGCTGAGCTTCTTCTCGGTGATCTTCTGGACGTTCATCATCGGCCCGCTCGGCGCGATCCTCTCGATCCCGCTCACCCTCCTGGTGCGGGCGCTGGTGCTCGACGGCGACCCCGGGACGCGGTGGCTGCGCTGGTTCTCGGGCCAGGGATCCGCGGCCCGCGAGCCCGGCGCCCCTCCGGGCGGCTGACCGGCAGCTCCCGAGCGGGCACCGACCCTGGACCGTAAACACCATGTGTTCGTATGATTGAGGCGCGGGGCGGCGAGGACCCGAGCCGCCGCCCCGCATCCCCTCTCGGCCGGATGCGCACGCGGATCCCGCACCGCCGCGGCCAGTAGCATTGAGGGCGTGTCGAAAGTCCTGAGCAGCCTCCCTGTCGGTGAACGTGTCGGAATCGCCTTCTCCGGCGGCCTCGACACCTCGTGCGCGGTCGCGTGGATGCGCGAGAAGGGCGCGATCCCCTGCACCTACACCGCCGACATCGGCCAGTACGACGAGCCCGACATCGCCGCGGTCCCCGGCCGCGCCGGCCAGTACGGCGCCGAGCTCGCGCGGCTCGTCGATGCCAAGACCGCGCTCGTGGAGGAGGGGCTGGTCGCGCTGGCGTGCGGCGCGTTCCACATCCGCTCGGGTGGCAAGACGTACTTCAACACCACCCCGCTCGGCCGCGTCGCCACGGGCACGCTCCTCGTGCGCGCCATGAAGGAGGACGGCGTCGAGATCTGGGGCGACGGCTCCACCTACAAGGGCAACGACATCGAGCGCTTCTACCGCTACGGCCTGATGGCCAACCCGTCGCTGCGCATCTACAAGCCGTGGCTCGACTCCACCTTCGTCAGCGAGCTCGGCGGACGCACCGAGATGAGCGAGTGGCTCGTCTCCCGCGGCTTCCCGTACCGCGACTCCACCGAGAAGGCGTACTCGACCGACGCCAACATCTGGGGCGCGACCCACGAGGCGAAGAACCTCGAGGACCTGAACGCCGGACTCGACATCGTCGAGCCGATCATGGGCGTCGCCGCCTGGCGCGAGGACGTCGAGATCGCGACCGAGGAGGTGTCCGTCCGTTTCGAGGCCGGACGGCCCGTCGCGATCAACGGCGTCGAGTACGCCGATCCGGTCGCGCTCGTCTACGAGGCCAACGCCATCGGCGGACGCCACGGGCTCGGCGTCTCGGACCAGATCGAGAACCGCATCATCGAGGCCAAGAGCCGCGGCATCTACGAGGCTCCGGGCATGGCGCTGCTGCACATCACGTACGAGCGGCTGCTCAACGCGATCCACAACGAGGACACGGTCGCCAATTACCACACGGAGGGTCGCCGCCTCGGCCGCCTGATGTACGAGGGACGCTGGCTCGACCCGCAGTCGCTGATGCTGCGCGAGTCGCTGCAGCGCTGGGTGGGATCGGCCGTCACCGGCGAGGTCACGCTGCGTCTGCGCCGCGGCGACGACTACACGATCCTCGACACCACCGGGCCTGCGCTGTCGTACCACCCGGAGAAGCTCTCGATGGAGCGCGTCGGCGACGCCGCCTTCGGCCCCGACGACCGCATCGGCCAGCTCACGATGCGCAACCTCGACATCGCCGACTCGCGGTCGCGGCTCGAGCAGTACGCCGCCGCCGGCATGATCGGGGGCCCAACCGCCGAGCTCGTCGGTCAGCTGGAGGTCGGCGAGGCCGACCGCATCCTCGGCGCGGCGACGGCCCCGAGCTCCGCGGAGGAGGCGCTCGAGCGCGCCACCGACGCCGCCTCGGAGTCCGCCGCCTTCGACGCCGGCACCGACTGAGCCCTGCCCGCGGCGCGCAGCGCCGCGGAGCACACCCAAGAACCGCGGCTCCCGGCCTCCGCGACCCGCAGTTCCTGGGTGCGCTCGCTCGTCCTGCGTCGGATGCGCGGCACCGACCCGGAGTGGGCTCGGGCGACCCGCGCAGCGCGGGTCGCCCGCCCGGGCTCAGTCCCCCTTCACGTTCACGAGCTGGCGGAGTTCGTGGCGGATCTCGACGAGGTCGGCCGCATCCGCCATCACCCGGTCGATGGGCTTGTACGCCTGCGGGATCTCGTCGAGGAACGCGTCGGAGCGGATCCACTCGATCCCCGCCATCGCCTCGTCGAGCTGATCTCGGGTGAACGTCTTCCGCGCCTTCGTCCGCGAGTACTCGCGCCCGGCGCCGTGCGGCGACGAGTGCAGGGAGTCGGCGTCGCCCCGG encodes:
- a CDS encoding ABC transporter permease — translated: MSTTAATGHSAGSNPDEVTSASGALGTTAEPVGPTGSSSPGAGPARSSSGLSWLGRVPRAVWPLLAFLVLFGIGGLIRPNLITVDSLIGTATFAIILAIASFGQTVAVIQAGIDLSVPNTIGFAALSFLAWVGPLGPVGAFVAALLSGAVIGALNGLVISKLQLTPIVTTIAMNGLLFGVILLAFNFSELTVVPDFVVAITSAKIEVFGITMAAVLPLGLGLMVVLQLILSFTGWGRSLFVTGSAAEVSRLAGLSVDRIRISGYVVSGLLAAFAGIVIVGYYQQASATMGASYLLSSVAAVVVGGASIFGGRGSVVGTVGGALVLAQVSTLVTVLNLGANIQQLIYGVIILVVISLYGRRRGA
- a CDS encoding aldo/keto reductase, which gives rise to MTNTVPVFELDTGTLMPQLGLGVWQASDEETERVVRFAIDEAGYRHIDTARAYGNEEGVGRAIASASVPREDLFVTTKLWNSDHGRSRTLTAVDASLSRLGLDYLDLFLIHWPLGDRDRLVETWLAMEEILESGKAQAIGVCNHEPHHLDWILEGGSVVPAVNQIELHPRLPQWVSRAFDDSHGIVTESWSPLGGTSNSGWGGDSKPNTLLTDETLVSIGEQYGKTPAQVMIRWHLQNGLVVIPKSTHEERIRQNIDVLDFELTGADIERIAQLETGERVGYHPDDFV
- a CDS encoding DMT family transporter, whose protein sequence is MSVAERQQGGGTDAAGAVRPLMPLWLAVVIAFVCGALMATQSRVNGELGTRLGDGFSASVLSFGSGLVIVTVILLLMPSGRRGLRRIAPAVREGRLPVWPLFGGLSGAFFVLTQSIASVAVGISVFTIAFVGGLTASGLLVDRLGLGPGGRRPITTRRALGAALAVAAVVWSVSAHIRVDIPVWLLLLPLIAGFVNAIQQGGNGRLGAAVGSGVTSTFVNFVMGTAGLVIALVIHAAVAGTGLPTAYPGDWWLYTGGVLGVAFIFGLATAVRVTGVLILGLCTVAGQLTGALVLDLALPGVAPLDWTTPAAILVVVLGVAIATIPARRRTPR
- a CDS encoding DEAD/DEAH box helicase, with the protein product MPKTNKTGGFKAPKNYEPNRGARGTKPGSRSAGHRGYRPAEEGEAPRKQRWTTSDREARADRDARTGRAPRDDSFGRDRSERFERSGRDAGARGGRDDRAGYGRGARFGRDGGAGTGRDDRGARGGFSRDGGADARGARRFDRDDRFADRDDRGARGGAPRDGERGARFGRDDRFAGRDDRGGRGGYTRDERPARGDRFERDGGAERPARSFDRSDRPARSFDRSERPTRSFDRADRPERSERPARSYDRADRPARSFDRDDRGPRRYERTDRPERSFDRGDRGDRPRRDRDDRAPRQYGERSDRRGSDLYPSRDDRPAFTPQDDVVLERLEAQATEAKDVEGVTFGDLGLGNNIVRALAELGAESPFPIQAATIPEVLAGRDVLGRGRTGSGKTIAFGAPLVEKLMENNGGQKRQMGRKPRALILAPTRELALQIDRTVQPIARSVGLFTTQIYGGVPQGRQVGALQRGVDIVIGTPGRIEDLINQGRLDLSEVAITVLDEADHMCDLGFLEPVQRILRETKEGGQKLLFSATLDRGVAALVEEFLVEPAVHEVAGEDQASSTIEHRVLVVEHRDKDAIIERLADREGKTLIFARTRAYAERLADQLEDAGIFATSLHGDLNQSRRTRNLERLTSGRVSVLVATDVAARGIHVDDIDLVIQADAPDEYKTYLHRAGRTGRAGKRGTVVTLIPRTRRRRMDDLLGRAEIEADTTFAAPGDQVLEDLAAPQA
- a CDS encoding AI-2E family transporter, with product MRRADTPTPREPLLSPTLRILLGLAAATVVLAGLYFARELAGPLLLAAVIVIICHPVRHPLERAGWPSWAATTAVIGVAYVVLAALGALLYFAGTQFVRLVGDFADQLESTAHSVAVWLQQFGLDQDAGDALRNAVSSSNVVGYVTSLGGTVVSVLTAMFFVLAYVIFMAADGARYAHVEREFGADASRPLMARVRSYNRSVRRYFVVNAVFGAVVAIVDGLALWALGVPIPVVWAILSFVTNFVPNIGFVLGLIPPAVLALVVGGWPLMLAVIAVYCVANVVLQVLVQPKFVSDAVDLSLTLSFFSVIFWTFIIGPLGAILSIPLTLLVRALVLDGDPGTRWLRWFSGQGSAAREPGAPPGG
- the argG gene encoding argininosuccinate synthase, whose product is MSKVLSSLPVGERVGIAFSGGLDTSCAVAWMREKGAIPCTYTADIGQYDEPDIAAVPGRAGQYGAELARLVDAKTALVEEGLVALACGAFHIRSGGKTYFNTTPLGRVATGTLLVRAMKEDGVEIWGDGSTYKGNDIERFYRYGLMANPSLRIYKPWLDSTFVSELGGRTEMSEWLVSRGFPYRDSTEKAYSTDANIWGATHEAKNLEDLNAGLDIVEPIMGVAAWREDVEIATEEVSVRFEAGRPVAINGVEYADPVALVYEANAIGGRHGLGVSDQIENRIIEAKSRGIYEAPGMALLHITYERLLNAIHNEDTVANYHTEGRRLGRLMYEGRWLDPQSLMLRESLQRWVGSAVTGEVTLRLRRGDDYTILDTTGPALSYHPEKLSMERVGDAAFGPDDRIGQLTMRNLDIADSRSRLEQYAAAGMIGGPTAELVGQLEVGEADRILGAATAPSSAEEALERATDAASESAAFDAGTD